A section of the Streptomyces sp. NBC_01255 genome encodes:
- a CDS encoding DciA family protein: MSSAPKTSGVDLARQALLAAREAAKAKKTEARQKPKRRTTIVVRDGRAPLAFGTAIGMMMTERGLVAPAAGGSVLAQWETILAAAAPELAGHVRATAFDEESGRLDVVPDAPAYGTKVRWIAPRLIEAANSAVPNANVRAVHVLAPASRTVTTATSPAAAADPAPRPVVPAGPVKTRESASAGYHRALAAHRAVVSPRQEDPALAAAVVRQEEVRRELAATVFPDIEQDQEDEVPTSLEDVRAQQRQAAEAVRAAAIRRARAERAGQTGTPDVPVLRQVG, encoded by the coding sequence GTGAGCTCCGCACCGAAGACGAGCGGTGTCGACCTTGCCCGCCAGGCTCTCCTCGCCGCCCGCGAGGCGGCGAAGGCGAAGAAGACCGAGGCCCGGCAGAAGCCGAAGCGGCGGACCACCATCGTTGTCCGCGACGGTCGCGCGCCGCTCGCGTTCGGCACGGCGATCGGGATGATGATGACCGAGCGCGGCCTGGTCGCCCCGGCCGCTGGCGGCAGCGTCCTGGCCCAGTGGGAGACCATCCTCGCCGCGGCCGCGCCGGAACTCGCCGGGCATGTCCGGGCCACGGCGTTCGACGAGGAGTCCGGCCGTCTGGACGTTGTACCCGACGCCCCCGCGTACGGCACGAAGGTCCGCTGGATCGCCCCGAGGCTCATCGAGGCCGCGAACAGCGCGGTGCCCAACGCGAATGTCCGGGCCGTGCATGTCCTGGCGCCTGCCTCCCGCACCGTCACCACGGCGACGTCCCCGGCGGCCGCCGCCGACCCGGCACCGCGGCCAGTCGTTCCGGCTGGGCCGGTGAAGACGAGGGAGAGCGCGTCGGCCGGCTACCATCGCGCGCTCGCCGCCCATCGCGCGGTCGTCTCGCCCCGGCAGGAGGACCCGGCCCTGGCCGCCGCCGTCGTACGGCAGGAGGAAGTCCGCCGCGAGCTCGCGGCCACCGTCTTCCCCGACATCGAGCAGGACCAGGAGGACGAGGTGCCGACGTCGCTCGAGGACGTCCGTGCCCAGCAGCGCCAGGCTGCCGAAGCCGTGCGCGCGGCCGCGATCCGCCGCGCTCGCGCCGAACGTGCCGGGCAGACCGGTACGCCCGACGTTCCTGTACTGCGCCAAGTCGGGTGA
- a CDS encoding putative quinol monooxygenase has protein sequence MASGYALVVRFTLRDTSAALQFDGLVAQTIEGIRTEAGTLVYAVHTPVDEPLVRVFYELYADRDAFQAHEDQAHTQRFLAGREALLSNVEVTFLNELEDLSKRPETEQS, from the coding sequence GTGGCCAGCGGATACGCACTGGTAGTGCGCTTCACCCTGCGAGACACCTCGGCAGCCCTGCAGTTCGACGGCCTGGTCGCCCAGACCATCGAGGGCATCCGCACCGAGGCCGGCACGCTCGTCTACGCCGTGCACACCCCGGTGGACGAGCCCTTGGTCCGGGTCTTCTACGAGCTGTACGCCGACCGCGACGCGTTCCAGGCACACGAGGACCAGGCCCACACTCAGCGCTTCCTCGCAGGCCGCGAGGCGCTCCTGAGCAACGTCGAAGTGACGTTCCTCAACGAGCTGGAGGACCTGAGCAAGCGACCCGAGACGGAGCAGTCGTGA
- a CDS encoding zinc finger domain-containing protein has product MVEVAGHLYAAVPLEPGALPSCGCCNNPYTGPWKMGRAVQWRNPDLCGHPKKTGSPCGWVVAESPCPFHVTPQEKEAEQTRKEQAAEKLRTEIAQDRAERRDALIDILSVTCPHCGAPAAVLCKTPKGQSQRGLHKARRQLADWNWPKEFLLQSYAYGRPKEVPPPLDGDLRAILDDPLTDRTAEMNDEFQKKKQAEAERKLQALQRDVWLAAAHRDEALAAVPCPHCSAAPGSPCTGSGRKHSRTHPQRVDAAMAADESL; this is encoded by the coding sequence GTGGTCGAGGTAGCCGGCCACCTGTACGCCGCGGTCCCGCTGGAACCGGGAGCCCTGCCGTCGTGCGGATGCTGCAACAACCCCTATACCGGGCCGTGGAAGATGGGCCGGGCCGTCCAGTGGCGCAACCCGGACCTGTGCGGACATCCGAAGAAGACCGGATCGCCCTGCGGCTGGGTCGTGGCCGAGTCGCCCTGCCCGTTCCACGTGACGCCGCAGGAGAAGGAAGCCGAGCAGACCCGCAAGGAACAGGCGGCGGAGAAACTGCGAACCGAGATCGCCCAGGACCGAGCAGAGCGGCGAGACGCGCTGATCGACATCCTGTCGGTGACCTGCCCCCACTGCGGGGCCCCTGCGGCGGTGCTGTGCAAGACCCCGAAGGGCCAGTCCCAGCGGGGGCTACACAAGGCGCGCCGGCAACTGGCCGACTGGAACTGGCCGAAGGAGTTCCTGCTCCAGTCGTATGCGTACGGCCGCCCGAAAGAAGTGCCACCGCCGCTCGACGGCGACCTCCGCGCCATCCTCGACGATCCGCTGACGGACCGTACAGCCGAGATGAACGACGAATTCCAGAAGAAGAAGCAGGCGGAAGCCGAAAGGAAGCTGCAGGCACTCCAGCGCGACGTCTGGCTGGCCGCCGCCCACCGTGACGAGGCTCTTGCAGCGGTGCCATGCCCGCACTGCTCGGCCGCCCCGGGATCGCCCTGTACAGGCAGCGGCCGCAAGCACAGCAGGACACACCCTCAGCGCGTGGACGCCGCCATGGCCGCAGATGAATCCCTTTGA
- a CDS encoding NAD(P)-dependent oxidoreductase, whose translation MDQPVVGILHPGSMGAAVAACAAKNAAAVLWCEEGRSPASAARAEQAGLAPVATLSVLLERSDIVISLCPPAAAEDVAAEVAAGGFGGWYVEANAISPERMQRINELLSPGVRAVVDGAVVGSPPVRGKSPTLYLSGPLDVVAAVEVLFAGTAVRTKTLGAEVGQASALKLAYSSFQKTSRVLAALALGVAREHGVDQELIEVAFRRTGSYLAEPEYVAKTAARAWRWGPELEEAADALAAAGLPPDMLRAAASTLARWNDAKDDSSLTLADALDRLAHP comes from the coding sequence GTGGACCAGCCCGTCGTCGGCATCCTCCACCCCGGCAGCATGGGCGCCGCCGTGGCCGCCTGCGCCGCGAAGAACGCCGCCGCGGTCCTTTGGTGCGAGGAAGGCCGCAGCCCCGCCTCCGCGGCGCGCGCCGAGCAGGCCGGCCTGGCGCCGGTGGCCACGCTGTCCGTGCTGCTGGAGCGCAGCGACATCGTCATCAGCCTCTGCCCACCGGCCGCAGCGGAGGACGTGGCGGCTGAGGTTGCCGCAGGGGGATTCGGCGGCTGGTACGTAGAGGCCAACGCGATCTCGCCGGAGCGGATGCAGCGGATCAATGAGCTGTTGAGCCCGGGAGTGAGGGCGGTCGTCGACGGTGCTGTCGTCGGCTCGCCGCCCGTACGCGGTAAGTCGCCGACCTTGTACTTGTCCGGCCCGCTGGACGTGGTCGCCGCCGTTGAGGTGCTCTTCGCGGGTACGGCCGTACGGACGAAGACGCTAGGCGCGGAGGTTGGGCAGGCCTCCGCGCTGAAGCTGGCGTACTCGAGTTTCCAGAAGACGTCGCGGGTCCTGGCGGCGCTTGCGCTCGGGGTCGCGCGCGAGCACGGCGTCGACCAGGAACTCATCGAGGTCGCCTTCCGACGGACCGGCTCGTACCTGGCCGAGCCCGAGTACGTCGCCAAGACCGCAGCGCGCGCCTGGCGCTGGGGCCCCGAGTTGGAGGAAGCAGCGGACGCGCTCGCCGCCGCCGGCCTCCCGCCGGACATGCTTCGCGCGGCCGCGTCCACACTCGCCCGGTGGAACGACGCCAAGGACGACAGCTCGCTTACGCTCGCCGACGCCCTGGACCGGCTCGCCCACCCGTAG
- a CDS encoding helix-turn-helix transcriptional regulator, translating to MKPTGKDVDPQDRAFGQRVQRFRKDRGRTQAEFAAALGKTSSWLSQVERGVQPVQRMDLLQQIADELGVSVQQLRPSVPADGPSQAPTAQSLSNDLDETRRLLSGHPALQTLLAAGRDNAGAARTVEPLRSDVDDLWDLTHAGQLAQVSTLAVQLLPELERTVRTAPSEHQAELYLLLSRAYQALSAAFVRQDVADAAWVAADRAVLAAERSGDPLHVCASVFRMVQAFVRLRSLEQAEHAAQTAINALGEQSSQSPESLSVLGSLHLALALVRARAGARTEAKEEIAKARAIAAQLGENRNDFNLEFGPVNVEIQAVSTAVDLGDAGEALDIGLTIDAAELSPERQGRLLMDLGRAHAQRRHGGEALRCLLDAETIAPEIIQTHQAARAAIRELVLVAGPNASRELLELAERADALD from the coding sequence GTGAAGCCGACCGGCAAGGATGTCGATCCGCAGGATCGCGCCTTTGGGCAGCGCGTCCAGAGATTCCGGAAGGATCGAGGACGCACGCAAGCCGAGTTCGCGGCAGCGCTCGGGAAGACCAGCAGTTGGCTTTCCCAGGTCGAACGGGGTGTTCAGCCCGTCCAACGCATGGACCTGCTCCAGCAGATCGCGGACGAGCTGGGCGTGTCTGTCCAGCAGTTGCGTCCCAGCGTTCCGGCAGACGGGCCATCACAGGCACCCACCGCTCAGTCGCTCTCCAACGATCTGGACGAGACCCGTCGACTGCTGTCCGGCCACCCGGCGCTTCAGACTCTGCTGGCCGCCGGCCGTGACAACGCCGGAGCGGCGCGCACCGTCGAACCCCTGCGGAGCGACGTCGATGACCTCTGGGACCTGACCCATGCAGGTCAGCTCGCACAGGTCAGCACCCTCGCGGTACAGCTGCTCCCCGAGCTGGAGCGGACGGTTCGGACAGCTCCCAGCGAGCACCAGGCGGAGCTGTACCTGCTGCTGTCCCGGGCCTACCAGGCCCTGTCCGCGGCGTTCGTGCGACAGGACGTGGCAGATGCCGCCTGGGTAGCCGCCGACCGCGCGGTCCTCGCAGCCGAGCGGTCCGGCGACCCTCTGCACGTCTGCGCCAGCGTGTTCCGTATGGTGCAGGCGTTCGTCCGTCTGCGCAGCCTCGAACAGGCCGAACACGCCGCCCAGACCGCGATCAACGCCCTGGGAGAGCAGAGCAGCCAGTCGCCAGAGTCCTTGTCCGTCCTCGGCTCCCTCCACCTGGCCCTGGCCCTCGTTCGGGCCCGTGCCGGTGCGCGAACCGAAGCCAAGGAGGAGATCGCCAAGGCCCGCGCCATCGCCGCGCAGCTCGGTGAGAACCGCAACGACTTCAACCTGGAGTTCGGTCCGGTCAACGTCGAGATCCAGGCGGTCAGCACCGCCGTGGATCTGGGCGACGCGGGCGAGGCGCTGGACATCGGCCTCACCATCGACGCCGCCGAACTCTCGCCCGAGCGCCAGGGCCGGCTCCTGATGGACCTGGGTCGTGCTCACGCCCAGAGGCGCCACGGCGGCGAGGCTCTCCGCTGCCTGCTGGATGCTGAGACCATCGCCCCCGAGATCATCCAGACCCACCAGGCCGCTCGCGCAGCCATCCGAGAGCTCGTCTTGGTGGCAGGACCGAATGCATCGCGTGAGCTGCTGGAACTCGCCGAAAGGGCGGATGCCCTGGACTAG
- a CDS encoding carbohydrate ABC transporter — MSNASRPLTRHEVKAQNSRNYLLKQRTDFVEKHGEDLGAFYFLIMLLQTHGRKMLRRGDVQGLRRLAHDLHDLYVKHTQQ; from the coding sequence GTGAGCAACGCAAGCCGCCCGCTGACCCGGCACGAAGTGAAAGCGCAGAACTCCCGGAACTACCTGCTCAAGCAGCGGACGGATTTCGTGGAGAAACACGGGGAAGACCTCGGCGCTTTCTACTTCCTCATCATGCTGCTGCAGACACACGGCAGGAAGATGCTGCGGCGAGGCGACGTGCAGGGACTGCGGCGACTGGCCCACGACCTGCACGACCTCTACGTGAAGCACACCCAGCAGTAG
- a CDS encoding WhiB family transcriptional regulator, with the protein MDWRHNAVCREEDPDLFFPVGNTGPALLQIEEAKSVCRRCPVMEACLQWALESGQDSGVWGGLSEDERRAMKRRAARNRARTGREAA; encoded by the coding sequence ATGGACTGGCGCCACAACGCGGTCTGCCGCGAGGAAGACCCGGACCTGTTCTTCCCGGTCGGCAACACGGGCCCCGCCCTGTTGCAGATCGAGGAAGCCAAGTCCGTCTGCCGCCGCTGCCCGGTTATGGAGGCGTGCCTGCAGTGGGCGCTGGAGTCCGGTCAGGACTCCGGCGTCTGGGGCGGGCTCAGCGAGGACGAGCGGCGGGCGATGAAGCGCCGTGCCGCCCGCAACCGGGCCCGTACCGGCCGGGAGGCGGCGTGA
- a CDS encoding helix-turn-helix transcriptional regulator: MSDPLRRVDALVDADTLPPPHVRQQLRVAANLTQAEVAEAIGVKRLAVVRWEAGLTQPHRGNRLKYAELLRRLAKEHPAVAQGVAE, from the coding sequence ATGTCGGATCCGCTGCGTCGAGTTGATGCCCTGGTGGATGCTGACACGCTGCCCCCGCCTCACGTCCGGCAGCAGCTGCGAGTTGCTGCGAATCTCACCCAGGCGGAAGTCGCCGAGGCCATCGGCGTCAAGCGCCTTGCCGTCGTGCGGTGGGAGGCTGGTCTCACCCAGCCGCACCGGGGGAATCGCCTGAAGTACGCGGAGCTGCTCCGTCGCCTGGCGAAGGAACACCCGGCCGTCGCTCAGGGGGTTGCCGAATGA
- a CDS encoding HAD family hydrolase: MSRLALFDLDGTLTDRQSALSDAVTGLCRAHALPPTAEHWLRTELVDRANAADFIRLQEAFDLEVPAADLWHEYVDLMAAAVTCRPEVLEGLAHLRAAAWTIGIITNGAGDIQRAKLAATGLAALVDGVAVSGDLEIRKPDPRLFELAASRCGVNLTDGGWMVGDNPNGDIGGGHQAGLRTIWLRGRPWPEDLRAAHHVVDDVTDAIAILLNETAE; the protein is encoded by the coding sequence GTGTCCCGCCTTGCGCTCTTCGATTTGGACGGCACGCTGACCGATCGTCAGTCGGCGCTCAGCGACGCAGTGACTGGCCTCTGTCGCGCCCACGCCCTCCCGCCGACTGCCGAGCATTGGCTTCGCACCGAGCTGGTTGACCGCGCGAACGCCGCCGACTTCATCAGGCTGCAGGAAGCCTTCGACCTGGAGGTACCTGCCGCAGACCTGTGGCACGAGTACGTCGACCTCATGGCGGCCGCCGTCACCTGCCGACCGGAGGTCCTCGAGGGCCTGGCCCATCTGCGCGCGGCCGCGTGGACGATCGGCATCATCACCAACGGGGCCGGCGATATCCAGCGCGCCAAACTCGCAGCGACCGGCCTCGCCGCCCTGGTCGACGGCGTCGCCGTCTCGGGCGACCTGGAGATCCGCAAACCGGACCCGCGCCTCTTTGAACTCGCCGCCTCCCGCTGCGGCGTGAACCTCACGGACGGCGGCTGGATGGTCGGCGACAATCCGAACGGGGACATCGGCGGCGGCCATCAGGCTGGCCTGCGCACGATCTGGCTGCGTGGACGCCCTTGGCCCGAAGACCTCCGTGCTGCGCACCACGTCGTTGATGACGTCACCGACGCCATCGCCATCCTGCTCAACGAGACTGCGGAGTAG
- a CDS encoding phosphotransferase-like protein, which yields MNPRPGVILYGPPASGKDTVTAALTELNTKYAQFTRLKVGTGKAAGYRMGTAEQLHELEATGDVVYANFRYGNTYVIDRPGVDAAFVAGVPVVHLGQVDGIRALVDGYAADWSVVLLWCPREVTEQRSAGRGDSDTAARLAAWDATCKDLDEHPGTVWDLVVDTTKAAPQDAARLIDQLLAQRAGAATA from the coding sequence GTGAACCCGAGGCCGGGCGTGATCCTGTACGGCCCGCCGGCGTCGGGCAAGGACACCGTCACCGCCGCACTCACCGAGCTGAACACGAAGTACGCGCAGTTCACGCGGCTCAAGGTCGGGACCGGCAAGGCCGCCGGCTACCGGATGGGCACAGCGGAGCAGCTGCACGAGCTGGAGGCCACGGGCGACGTCGTCTACGCGAACTTCCGGTACGGCAACACGTACGTGATCGACCGGCCCGGCGTCGACGCGGCGTTCGTGGCCGGGGTGCCCGTGGTGCACCTCGGGCAGGTCGACGGCATCCGCGCGCTGGTCGACGGCTATGCGGCCGACTGGTCGGTGGTGCTGCTGTGGTGCCCGCGCGAGGTGACCGAGCAGCGGTCGGCGGGACGCGGCGACAGTGACACAGCGGCACGTCTGGCGGCGTGGGACGCGACCTGCAAGGACCTGGACGAGCACCCGGGTACGGTCTGGGACCTGGTCGTCGACACCACGAAGGCCGCCCCGCAGGATGCGGCGCGGCTCATCGACCAGTTGCTGGCGCAGCGGGCAGGAGCGGCGACGGCATGA
- a CDS encoding AAA family ATPase has protein sequence MTMTEGQRVGKQRAGWRPDLLREQREAHGLTLEKAGERLRAVAEQAKLKGIPAANPQTLWQHEQGEVFPGPHYRRAYCLLYRATEPDLGFRTALPGEESSFKLTPLDDRLNGSHVLAVERAIHRIAPGSEEADHFDLQQRIIDAWKRRHTGGDPHRPVLILVGGFAGSGKTELARFFVQLTGWPLLDKDPLTRPLVERLLVALGGDANDRHTDLYREKVRPVEYDCLMQSAMANIKCGISTVLTAPFIGEMTDPAWMQRLTNRAGSMGVDVFPVWVRCDEESMREYIGFRSAARDAWKLARWDEYMATIDLELRPAVPHLVVDNRLGTAVTLADQARQAMGAMNA, from the coding sequence ATGACGATGACGGAGGGGCAGAGGGTGGGGAAGCAGCGAGCAGGGTGGAGGCCGGACCTGCTCCGGGAGCAACGTGAGGCTCATGGCCTGACCTTGGAGAAGGCGGGCGAGCGCCTACGGGCGGTTGCCGAGCAGGCCAAGCTCAAGGGCATTCCCGCCGCGAATCCTCAGACGTTGTGGCAGCACGAGCAGGGCGAGGTCTTCCCCGGTCCCCACTACCGGCGGGCCTACTGCCTCCTCTATCGGGCCACCGAGCCCGATTTGGGGTTCCGCACTGCCCTGCCCGGTGAGGAGTCCTCCTTCAAGCTCACGCCGCTGGACGACCGCCTTAACGGATCGCACGTTTTGGCTGTTGAGCGCGCCATTCATCGCATCGCGCCGGGATCGGAGGAGGCCGACCACTTCGACTTGCAGCAGCGGATCATCGACGCGTGGAAGCGCCGGCACACGGGCGGTGACCCGCACCGCCCCGTGCTCATCCTGGTCGGTGGCTTCGCTGGCAGCGGCAAGACCGAGCTCGCTCGCTTCTTCGTTCAGCTCACCGGCTGGCCGCTGCTCGACAAGGACCCGCTCACCCGCCCGCTGGTGGAACGCCTCCTGGTCGCGCTGGGCGGCGACGCGAACGACAGGCACACCGACCTCTACCGCGAGAAGGTCCGGCCGGTGGAGTACGACTGCCTGATGCAGTCGGCCATGGCAAACATCAAGTGCGGCATCTCCACGGTGCTGACCGCCCCGTTCATTGGCGAGATGACCGACCCGGCCTGGATGCAGCGCCTGACCAACCGAGCAGGTTCGATGGGGGTCGACGTCTTCCCCGTGTGGGTGCGCTGCGACGAAGAGTCGATGCGCGAGTACATCGGATTCCGCTCTGCGGCCCGGGACGCGTGGAAGCTGGCGCGGTGGGACGAGTACATGGCCACGATCGACTTGGAGCTGCGCCCGGCGGTGCCGCACCTCGTGGTGGACAACCGGCTGGGAACCGCGGTGACGCTCGCAGACCAGGCCCGGCAGGCGATGGGGGCGATGAACGCGTGA